One genomic segment of Burkholderiaceae bacterium includes these proteins:
- the rapZ gene encoding RNase adapter RapZ → MSTELVVITGMSGSGKSVALHALEDAGYYCVDNLPPELLKPFVSIEDGLNANKLAIAIDVRSSHALPQLPLLLHSLRDGGIDLRLIFLDASDQTLVRRFSETRRRHPLSKPGDAGAQAGLMQAIARERVLLADLRERSHRIDTSQLRPAQLLDYVKTLIAAPSAQLTLVFESFAFKRGITLDADYVFDVRMLPNPHYDPALRALTGRDAPVTAFLEQQAEVTLMFEQIAHFLQTWLPAMARDHRSYVTVAIGCTGGQHRSVYLVERLAAHFSDRWLALKRHRELDES, encoded by the coding sequence ATGAGCACCGAACTGGTGGTGATCACCGGCATGTCGGGCTCCGGCAAGTCGGTGGCCCTGCACGCGCTCGAGGACGCCGGCTACTACTGCGTGGACAACCTGCCGCCCGAGCTGCTCAAGCCCTTCGTCTCCATCGAGGATGGCCTGAACGCCAACAAGCTGGCCATCGCCATCGACGTGCGCAGCAGCCACGCCCTGCCCCAGCTGCCCCTGCTGCTGCACAGTCTGCGCGACGGCGGGATCGACCTGCGCCTGATCTTCCTGGACGCCAGCGACCAGACGCTGGTGCGGCGCTTTTCCGAAACGCGCCGGCGCCACCCCTTGTCCAAGCCGGGCGACGCCGGCGCCCAGGCGGGGCTGATGCAGGCCATCGCGCGCGAGCGCGTGCTGCTGGCCGACTTGCGCGAGCGCTCGCACCGGATCGACACCAGCCAGCTGCGGCCGGCGCAACTGCTCGACTACGTCAAGACGCTCATCGCCGCGCCGTCGGCCCAGCTGACCCTGGTGTTCGAGTCCTTCGCGTTCAAGCGCGGCATCACGCTGGACGCCGACTACGTGTTCGACGTGCGCATGCTGCCCAACCCCCACTACGACCCGGCCCTGCGCGCGCTGACCGGGCGCGATGCACCGGTGACCGCCTTTCTGGAGCAGCAGGCCGAGGTGACGCTGATGTTCGAGCAGATCGCCCACTTTCTGCAAACCTGGCTGCCCGCGATGGCGCGCGACCACCGCAGCTACGTCACGGTCGCCATCGGCTGCACGGGCGGGCAGCACCGCTCGGTCTATCTCGTCGAGCGCCTGGCGGCGCATTTCAGCGACCGGTGGCTGGCGCTCAAGCGCCACCGCGAGCTGGACGAGAGCTGA
- the mutY gene encoding A/G-specific adenine glycosylase — MVAWQRRHGRHDLPWQGTRDPYRVWLSEIMLQQTQVATVLAYYPRFVQRFGDVAALAQASEDEVLALWSGLGYYRRARLLHRCAQRVMADFGGRFPTQAAVLATLPGIGRSTAAAIAAFCFGERSAILDGNVKRVLARVFAIGDDLAQATAVRALWERAEALLPTTRLHSRMPAYTQGLMDLGATVCLPRQPQCGHCPVAGLCRAHAQGQPQDYPVKTRKAAPRPVVPLWLVHAVDGRGRVWLERRPPRGIWAGLHGLPAFETRAQALACLPEAARAQVVEHPSFTHMLTHRELHLHVLAVAVDAATAWGEAGAWFAEPQWSQLGLPAPVRRILSGPGVSSRPARGGA, encoded by the coding sequence ATCGTTGCCTGGCAACGTCGGCACGGTCGCCACGACCTGCCCTGGCAGGGCACGCGCGATCCGTACCGGGTGTGGCTGTCGGAGATCATGCTGCAGCAGACGCAGGTGGCGACGGTGCTGGCCTATTACCCGCGCTTCGTGCAGCGCTTCGGCGACGTGGCCGCCCTGGCGCAAGCCAGCGAGGACGAGGTGCTGGCCCTGTGGAGCGGCCTGGGCTACTACCGCCGCGCGCGGCTGCTGCACCGCTGCGCGCAGCGCGTGATGGCCGATTTCGGCGGGCGGTTTCCGACGCAGGCTGCCGTGCTGGCGACCTTGCCCGGCATCGGCCGCTCGACGGCGGCCGCCATTGCCGCCTTTTGCTTCGGCGAGCGCAGCGCGATCCTGGACGGCAACGTCAAGCGCGTGCTGGCGCGCGTGTTCGCCATTGGGGACGACCTGGCGCAAGCCACTGCCGTGCGGGCCCTGTGGGAGCGCGCCGAGGCCCTGCTGCCGACCACGCGACTGCACAGCCGCATGCCGGCTTACACCCAGGGCCTGATGGACCTGGGCGCCACCGTGTGCCTGCCGCGGCAGCCGCAATGCGGGCACTGCCCCGTGGCCGGCCTGTGCCGTGCCCATGCCCAGGGCCAGCCGCAGGACTACCCCGTCAAGACGCGCAAGGCGGCGCCGCGGCCGGTCGTTCCCTTGTGGCTGGTGCATGCGGTGGACGGCCGGGGGCGCGTCTGGCTGGAGCGTCGGCCGCCGCGCGGTATCTGGGCCGGCCTGCACGGCCTGCCGGCGTTCGAGACCCGCGCGCAGGCCCTGGCGTGCCTGCCCGAGGCCGCGCGCGCTCAGGTGGTGGAGCACCCATCCTTCACCCACATGCTGACGCACCGCGAGCTGCACCTGCACGTGCTGGCGGTGGCCGTGGACGCCGCCACCGCATGGGGCGAGGCGGGCGCCTGGTTCGCCGAGCCGCAATGGTCGCAACTGGGCCTTCCGGCGCCGGTACGCCGGATCCTGTCCGGGCCGGGTGTCAGCTCTCGTCCAGCTCGCGGTGGCGCTTGA
- a CDS encoding dynamin family protein, which translates to MQTGAALAGFNEQYDRHGAWRRETALRLKALGDWLREHQLLDGGASEGLQRLTEQLQSDKLMVAFVAEFSRGKSELINAVFFAGYGRRIMPASAGRTTMCPTELGHDASVPPCLRLLPIETRLQPQALMEWRLAPERWTRVDLDVNDPAQLAGAMEMVSEVNHVPVEQARALGFWHDEHPQDNPPVDAQGLVEVPRWRHALINMAHPLLKQGLVVLDTPGLNAIGAEPELTVNLIAQAQAVVFVLGADTGVTRSDLAIWQEHLAPARSGIGSQLVVLNKIDTLWDELRTPAQIEAEIARQCASTAQTLEVDARQVMALSAQKGLLAKVRGDAALLQLSRLPSFEALLARMVLGERQQALERAVGHGLERLQADALRVIGVQRREWVEQVQELKGLRGKNHAVIRHMRRRVESEKQAFDRSAAGVLAVRSVHVKLLREVFALLGSASIKRELAGLNEALREPGLKLGVRKVYAEGFDRLRAVVRHVVVQVAEIDAMLGSAFRKLNTEHGFSLQVPPAPDLHRLERDLAAVEQSHVQYLGVGNLIHLVRAEFTDKLIRSLFARVRAIFETAVGEIELWNKAASGQLDVELRERRRAFSRRIEAIQRIQDAASGLDTRLEELDQQLQALQARELQLGHRVRELRESAAPTHGALPAETVLA; encoded by the coding sequence ATGCAAACGGGCGCGGCGCTGGCCGGATTCAACGAGCAGTACGACCGTCACGGAGCGTGGCGGCGCGAGACGGCGCTGCGCCTGAAGGCGCTGGGCGACTGGCTGCGCGAGCATCAGTTGCTGGACGGCGGCGCCAGCGAGGGCTTGCAGCGGCTCACGGAGCAGTTGCAGTCCGACAAGCTGATGGTGGCCTTCGTGGCCGAGTTCTCGCGTGGCAAGTCCGAGCTCATCAACGCGGTGTTCTTCGCGGGCTATGGGCGGCGCATCATGCCGGCCAGCGCGGGGCGCACCACCATGTGCCCGACCGAGCTGGGCCATGACGCCAGCGTGCCGCCGTGCCTGCGCCTGCTGCCGATCGAGACGCGCCTGCAGCCGCAGGCGCTGATGGAGTGGCGCCTGGCGCCCGAGCGGTGGACGCGAGTGGACCTGGACGTGAACGATCCGGCACAGCTGGCGGGCGCGATGGAGATGGTCTCCGAGGTCAACCATGTGCCGGTCGAGCAGGCGCGGGCGCTGGGCTTCTGGCACGACGAGCATCCGCAGGACAACCCGCCCGTCGATGCGCAGGGCCTGGTCGAGGTGCCGCGCTGGCGCCATGCGCTGATCAACATGGCGCACCCCTTGCTCAAGCAGGGCCTGGTGGTGCTGGACACGCCGGGCCTGAACGCGATCGGCGCCGAGCCCGAGCTGACGGTGAACCTGATCGCGCAGGCCCAGGCCGTGGTGTTCGTGCTGGGCGCCGACACCGGCGTGACGCGCTCCGACCTGGCCATCTGGCAGGAGCACCTGGCGCCGGCGCGCAGCGGCATCGGCTCGCAGCTGGTGGTGCTCAACAAGATCGACACGCTGTGGGACGAGCTGCGCACGCCGGCGCAGATCGAGGCGGAGATCGCGCGGCAATGCGCCTCGACCGCGCAGACGCTGGAGGTCGACGCGCGGCAGGTGATGGCCTTGTCGGCGCAAAAGGGCCTGCTGGCCAAGGTGCGCGGCGACGCCGCCTTGCTGCAGCTCAGCCGCTTGCCGTCCTTCGAGGCCCTGCTGGCGCGCATGGTGCTGGGCGAGCGCCAGCAAGCGCTGGAGCGGGCGGTGGGCCACGGATTGGAGCGCCTCCAGGCCGATGCGCTGCGCGTCATTGGCGTGCAGCGGCGCGAGTGGGTCGAGCAGGTGCAGGAACTCAAGGGCCTGCGCGGCAAGAACCACGCCGTCATTCGGCACATGCGCCGGCGCGTCGAGAGCGAGAAGCAGGCCTTCGATCGCAGCGCCGCCGGCGTGCTGGCGGTGCGTTCGGTGCACGTCAAGCTGCTGCGCGAGGTGTTTGCCCTGCTGGGCAGCGCCAGCATCAAGCGGGAGCTGGCAGGCCTGAACGAGGCCTTGCGTGAGCCGGGGCTGAAGCTGGGCGTGCGCAAGGTGTATGCCGAGGGCTTCGACCGCCTGCGCGCGGTGGTGCGCCACGTGGTCGTGCAGGTGGCGGAGATCGACGCCATGCTGGGCAGCGCCTTTCGCAAGCTCAACACCGAGCACGGTTTTTCGTTGCAGGTGCCGCCAGCGCCCGACCTGCACCGGCTCGAGCGCGACCTGGCGGCGGTGGAGCAGAGCCACGTGCAGTACCTGGGCGTGGGCAACCTGATCCACCTGGTGCGCGCCGAGTTCACCGACAAGCTGATCCGCTCGCTGTTCGCCCGCGTGCGAGCGATTTTCGAGACCGCCGTGGGCGAGATCGAGCTGTGGAACAAGGCGGCCTCCGGCCAGCTGGACGTGGAACTGCGCGAGCGGCGCCGGGCCTTCAGCCGCCGCATCGAGGCCATCCAGCGCATTCAGGACGCGGCCAGCGGCCTGGACACCCGGCTGGAGGAGCTGGACCAGCAGTTGCAGGCCTTGCAGGCCCGCGAGCTCCAGCTGGGGCACAGGGTGCGCGAGCTGCGGGAGTCGGCGGCGCCGACCCACGGCGCCTTGCCGGCCGAGACCGTCCTCGCGTGA
- the mutM gene encoding bifunctional DNA-formamidopyrimidine glycosylase/DNA-(apurinic or apyrimidinic site) lyase produces the protein MPELPEVEVTRRSFADRIRGARIERVQMGKPLRWPLGVSPEALAGRLIHGVRRRGKYLLMDLDEGLLLLHLGMSGRLQFAPALPPPGVHDHMDMRTDHGVLRLHDPRRFGAVVWAAGEALAPARKLLAGLGAEPLDEGFDPAVFHAALKRRRAPIKQVLLAGDVVVGVGNIYASEALFMAGIRPTVRADRLSRARSDRLHAAVRAVLGRAVERGGTTLRDFANAMGETGHFQLDVAVYGRAGQPCVVCATPIRLLRQGQRSTFYCPVCQRA, from the coding sequence ATGCCCGAGTTGCCCGAAGTCGAAGTGACGCGCCGCAGTTTTGCGGACCGTATCCGGGGCGCCCGCATCGAACGCGTGCAAATGGGCAAGCCCCTGCGCTGGCCGCTGGGCGTGTCGCCCGAGGCCCTGGCGGGGCGCCTGATCCACGGCGTGCGCCGGCGCGGCAAGTACCTGCTGATGGATCTGGACGAGGGCCTGTTGCTGCTGCACCTGGGCATGTCGGGCCGGCTGCAGTTCGCGCCTGCCTTGCCGCCGCCGGGCGTGCACGACCACATGGACATGCGGACCGACCATGGGGTGCTGCGCCTGCACGATCCACGCCGTTTCGGCGCCGTGGTGTGGGCCGCGGGCGAGGCGCTGGCGCCGGCGCGCAAGCTGCTGGCCGGCCTGGGCGCCGAGCCGCTGGACGAGGGGTTCGACCCCGCCGTCTTCCACGCCGCCCTCAAGCGGCGCCGCGCGCCCATCAAGCAGGTGCTGCTGGCCGGCGACGTGGTGGTGGGCGTGGGCAACATCTATGCCTCGGAGGCCTTGTTCATGGCCGGCATTCGCCCCACGGTGCGCGCCGATCGCCTGTCGCGTGCGCGCTCCGACCGTTTGCATGCCGCCGTGCGCGCCGTGCTGGGGCGGGCGGTCGAGCGTGGCGGCACCACGCTGCGCGACTTTGCCAACGCCATGGGCGAGACGGGGCACTTCCAGCTCGACGTGGCGGTCTACGGCCGCGCGGGCCAGCCCTGCGTGGTCTGCGCGACGCCGATCCGGCTGCTGCGCCAGGGGCAGCGCTCCACCTTTTATTGCCCGGTGTGCCAGCGCGCGTGA
- a CDS encoding tetratricopeptide repeat protein: MPYPAPVLVCSTLALAALIGCAPQAPAAAPAAAQVATSSSPPASPASAPPQAEATPKAVAGAPVQSGLTARLMYELLVGEMSFDLGDPQQGTAYLLDAARRADDETVYQRATDMAIQSRAGPAALEAVRAWRQAFPQSLQATRYELQVLLALGRVSETAKPVKTLLDALPAAEKVSFIAALPALYQRVASKDEALQAVETALADALKDPALAPAAWTTVGRLRLQQGDRTGALVAATLGLDAGPESQWPALLALQLFSGTGENQAEPLIKRYLAGAQAKPEIQLDYVRALLERGRRADAKTELTSLVARWPQYPDGWLLQGLLAADDRHDNPAEQSLKHYLDLLDKEAEQPGDVRAAGRNQAELTLARIAARRGDDAGAKKWLDRIDSPEQLLAAQVERANLLARQGRLDEARQAIQAVPEREPDDARSKLLAETQLLRENGQAQQALRLLNVALKQSPDDDALLYDAAMAAERLDRTDEMERLLRRVIKLKPDSAQAYNALGYSLADRGVRLPEARTLIEKAVQLAPDDAYIQDSLGWAEFRQGQLGRAQRTLQAAFDKRPDPEIAAHLGEVLWALGERDSALSTWREGLRLDPRNPTLNKTLKRLQVTP; encoded by the coding sequence ATGCCTTACCCTGCACCCGTCCTGGTCTGTTCGACGCTCGCCCTGGCCGCCCTGATCGGGTGCGCGCCGCAGGCGCCCGCCGCGGCCCCTGCAGCCGCCCAGGTCGCGACGTCGAGCAGCCCCCCCGCATCGCCGGCCAGCGCGCCGCCCCAGGCCGAGGCCACGCCCAAGGCGGTGGCTGGCGCCCCGGTGCAGTCGGGCCTGACGGCCCGGCTGATGTATGAGCTGCTGGTGGGCGAGATGTCGTTCGACCTGGGCGATCCGCAGCAAGGCACGGCCTACCTGCTGGATGCCGCCCGGCGCGCCGACGACGAGACGGTGTACCAGCGGGCCACCGACATGGCCATCCAGTCGCGCGCCGGTCCGGCCGCGCTGGAGGCGGTGCGTGCCTGGCGCCAGGCCTTTCCGCAATCGCTGCAGGCCACCCGCTACGAACTGCAGGTGCTGCTGGCGCTGGGCCGCGTGAGCGAAACCGCCAAGCCCGTGAAGACCCTGCTGGACGCGCTGCCTGCGGCCGAGAAAGTCAGCTTCATCGCGGCGCTGCCCGCCCTCTATCAACGCGTGGCCAGCAAGGACGAAGCGCTGCAGGCGGTCGAAACCGCGCTGGCCGACGCACTGAAGGACCCGGCGCTGGCGCCCGCGGCCTGGACCACCGTCGGGCGCCTGCGCCTGCAGCAGGGCGACCGCACGGGCGCCCTGGTGGCGGCCACGCTGGGCCTGGACGCCGGGCCCGAATCGCAGTGGCCGGCCCTGCTGGCGCTGCAGCTGTTTTCCGGCACCGGCGAAAACCAGGCCGAGCCCCTGATCAAGCGCTACCTGGCGGGCGCCCAGGCCAAGCCCGAAATCCAGCTCGACTACGTGCGCGCCCTGCTCGAGCGTGGTCGCCGCGCCGATGCGAAAACCGAACTCACGTCGCTGGTGGCGCGCTGGCCGCAGTACCCCGATGGCTGGCTGCTGCAAGGCCTGCTGGCCGCCGACGACCGGCACGACAACCCGGCCGAGCAGTCGCTCAAGCACTATCTGGACCTGCTGGACAAGGAGGCCGAGCAACCCGGTGACGTGCGCGCCGCCGGCCGCAACCAGGCCGAGCTGACCCTGGCCCGCATCGCGGCGCGGCGCGGGGACGACGCAGGGGCCAAGAAGTGGCTCGACCGGATCGACTCGCCCGAGCAGCTCCTGGCCGCGCAGGTCGAGCGCGCCAACCTGCTGGCCCGCCAGGGGCGCCTGGACGAGGCCCGGCAGGCCATCCAGGCCGTGCCCGAGCGCGAGCCCGACGATGCCCGCTCAAAGCTGCTGGCCGAAACCCAGCTGCTGCGCGAGAACGGGCAGGCCCAGCAGGCCTTGCGCCTGCTGAACGTGGCGCTCAAGCAAAGTCCCGACGACGACGCCCTGCTGTACGACGCCGCCATGGCGGCCGAGCGGCTGGACCGCACGGACGAGATGGAGCGCCTGCTGCGCCGCGTCATCAAGCTCAAGCCCGACTCGGCCCAGGCCTACAACGCGCTGGGCTATTCGCTGGCCGATCGCGGCGTGCGCCTGCCCGAGGCCAGGACCCTGATCGAGAAGGCCGTGCAGCTGGCGCCCGACGACGCCTACATCCAGGACAGCCTGGGCTGGGCCGAATTCCGCCAGGGCCAGCTCGGGCGCGCGCAGCGCACGCTTCAAGCCGCCTTCGACAAGCGCCCGGACCCCGAGATCGCCGCCCATCTGGGCGAGGTGCTGTGGGCCCTGGGCGAGCGCGACTCTGCGCTGTCCACCTGGCGCGAAGGCCTGCGCCTGGACCCGCGCAACCCGACGCTGAACAAGACCCTCAAGCGCCTGCAGGTCACGCCGTGA
- a CDS encoding outer membrane lipoprotein LolB has translation MASSWSGRLGLVIASEPPQQFHAGFELTGDAQHGELRLSTPLGSVLAELKWRPGEALLVQNDQTRAYPSVDALSAAVTGTAVPLRALFAWLRGVPEEVPGWRADLSGLPDGRLLARRLSPLPSAELRVILDPA, from the coding sequence ATGGCCTCCAGCTGGAGCGGCCGCCTGGGCCTGGTCATCGCCAGCGAGCCGCCGCAGCAGTTTCACGCCGGCTTCGAACTCACGGGCGACGCGCAGCACGGCGAGTTGCGCCTCAGCACCCCGCTGGGCAGCGTCCTGGCTGAACTGAAATGGCGCCCCGGCGAGGCGCTGCTGGTGCAAAACGACCAGACGCGCGCCTACCCTTCCGTCGATGCCCTGTCGGCCGCCGTCACCGGCACGGCCGTGCCGCTGCGGGCGCTGTTTGCCTGGCTGCGCGGCGTGCCCGAGGAGGTGCCGGGCTGGCGGGCCGACCTGAGCGGCCTGCCGGACGGCCGCCTGCTGGCACGGCGCCTGAGCCCGCTGCCCAGCGCCGAGTTGCGCGTCATCCTGGACCCAGCCTAA
- the ispE gene encoding 4-(cytidine 5'-diphospho)-2-C-methyl-D-erythritol kinase, with protein MQALYDVPAPAKLNLFLHITGRRADGYHLLQSAFMLIDWCDTLHFERRTDGQVSREDLGEPLPADDLIVRAARALQQATGCALGVHVAVQKRIPAQAGMGGGSSDAASTLLALNRLWGLGLMRAQLAAIGLQLGADVPFFIHGGNAWVEGIGEQIRPLSVPAARFVVIKPQAGLDTSAIFRAPELKRDSEPAIILGFAADPLAYGRNDLQPVAERLCPPVAQAILLLARHGLRGRMTGSGSAVFAPLAQEADVIVRLASSVPPGWSMRLCSNMEVHPLCGWASSDD; from the coding sequence GTGCAAGCCCTGTACGACGTGCCGGCGCCGGCCAAGCTCAACCTGTTTCTGCACATCACGGGACGGCGCGCCGACGGCTACCACCTGCTGCAATCGGCCTTCATGCTGATCGACTGGTGCGACACCCTGCATTTCGAGCGGCGCACCGACGGCCAGGTCTCGCGCGAGGACCTGGGCGAGCCGCTGCCGGCCGACGACCTGATCGTGCGCGCGGCGCGGGCCCTGCAGCAGGCCACGGGCTGCGCCCTGGGCGTGCACGTCGCCGTGCAAAAGCGCATCCCGGCCCAGGCTGGCATGGGCGGCGGCTCGTCGGACGCCGCCAGCACGCTGCTGGCGCTCAACCGCCTGTGGGGCCTGGGCCTGATGCGCGCGCAACTGGCGGCCATCGGGCTGCAACTGGGCGCCGACGTGCCCTTTTTCATCCACGGCGGCAACGCCTGGGTCGAGGGCATCGGCGAGCAAATCCGCCCCTTGAGCGTGCCGGCGGCGCGCTTCGTCGTCATCAAGCCACAGGCCGGGCTCGACACCAGCGCGATTTTTCGCGCGCCTGAGCTGAAACGCGATTCAGAACCTGCTATAATCTTGGGCTTTGCTGCAGACCCATTGGCCTATGGCCGAAATGATCTGCAACCGGTTGCCGAGCGGCTTTGTCCGCCGGTGGCCCAGGCGATCTTGCTGCTGGCGCGGCACGGTCTCAGGGGCAGGATGACCGGGTCGGGCAGTGCGGTGTTCGCACCGCTGGCGCAAGAGGCAGACGTCATCGTTCGCCTCGCGTCCAGTGTGCCGCCCGGCTGGTCGATGCGTCTGTGCAGCAATATGGAGGTTCATCCGCTTTGCGGCTGGGCCTCCAGCGACGATTGA